The following are encoded together in the Desulfococcus multivorans genome:
- a CDS encoding methylenetetrahydrofolate reductase, which produces MSKESRTPSKLEKILAAGHFGVTSECGPPRGSDPEAISEKAALIRNHVDAVNITDNQTSVCRMCSLAACIRLKTLGVEPVLQMVTRDRNRIALQSDILGAASWDINNILCLSGDHQSFGDHAKGQNVHDLDSMQLLQTVRLMRDEGKFLGGDEIKRPPKMFVGAAANPFADPYEIRVSRLAKKVAAGAEFIQTQCIYNMEKFEDWMKQIVDRGLHEKVYIMAGLTPMKSVGMARYMKNRVPGMDVPDAIVKRLADTPKEKQAEEGIKICIEQIQRLKEVKGVAGFHIMAIEWEEKVPEIVEAAGLYPRPEV; this is translated from the coding sequence ATGAGTAAAGAAAGCCGGACCCCAAGTAAACTGGAAAAGATTCTCGCCGCAGGTCATTTCGGCGTCACCTCCGAGTGCGGCCCGCCCCGCGGAAGCGACCCTGAAGCGATCAGTGAAAAGGCGGCTCTGATCCGGAATCATGTCGACGCCGTAAATATCACGGATAACCAGACCTCCGTCTGCCGAATGTGCTCGCTGGCGGCCTGTATCCGCCTCAAGACCCTGGGGGTGGAGCCGGTGCTGCAGATGGTGACCCGGGACCGAAACCGCATCGCCCTCCAGAGCGATATCCTGGGGGCTGCGTCCTGGGATATCAACAACATTCTCTGCCTTTCCGGGGATCATCAGAGTTTCGGCGATCACGCCAAAGGGCAGAACGTTCATGATCTGGATTCCATGCAGTTGCTCCAGACCGTTCGACTGATGCGGGACGAGGGCAAGTTCCTCGGTGGAGACGAGATCAAGCGTCCTCCGAAGATGTTTGTGGGCGCCGCGGCCAATCCTTTTGCCGATCCTTACGAAATCCGGGTTTCGCGCCTCGCCAAAAAGGTGGCTGCCGGGGCCGAGTTTATCCAGACCCAATGCATTTACAACATGGAGAAGTTCGAAGACTGGATGAAGCAGATTGTGGATCGAGGGCTTCACGAGAAGGTGTATATCATGGCGGGGCTGACGCCCATGAAATCCGTCGGCATGGCCCGTTACATGAAAAATCGGGTGCCGGGAATGGATGTTCCCGATGCGATCGTCAAGCGGCTGGCCGATACGCCCAAGGAAAAGCAGGCTGAGGAGGGCATCAAGATCTGCATCGAGCAGATTCAGCGTCTCAAGGAAGTCAAAGGCGTTGCCGGCTTCCACATCATGGCCATCGAGTGGGAAGAGAAGGTGCCTGAGATCGTGGAAGCGGCAGGATTGTACCCCCGGCCGGAAGTGTAG
- a CDS encoding methylenetetrahydrofolate reductase C-terminal domain-containing protein, protein MIVGEQKPLEEIWDMIKGHKKVLVFGCNTCVAVCQQGGNKEAEILASMLRMKAVQENVDIEITDSGIERQCEHEFFEKAESRIQATEAVLSTACGIGVQFMAEKYPKPIYPGLNTTFLGAVERLGVYTERCQACGACILGRTGGICPIARCAKRILNGPCGGSTKGKCEISKDVDCAWQLIIDRLKLLGRMADYEALAPIKDWSTDRAGGPRKLVREDLIDE, encoded by the coding sequence ATGATCGTCGGAGAACAAAAACCCCTGGAAGAAATTTGGGACATGATCAAGGGCCACAAGAAGGTCCTGGTCTTTGGCTGCAACACCTGTGTGGCGGTCTGCCAGCAGGGCGGCAACAAGGAGGCGGAGATCCTGGCGTCCATGCTGCGGATGAAGGCCGTTCAGGAAAATGTCGACATCGAGATCACCGATTCCGGCATCGAACGCCAGTGTGAACATGAATTTTTCGAAAAAGCCGAGAGCCGGATCCAGGCTACCGAAGCCGTATTGAGCACCGCCTGCGGTATCGGCGTCCAGTTCATGGCTGAGAAATATCCAAAGCCCATCTATCCCGGCTTGAACACGACATTCCTGGGAGCTGTGGAGCGACTAGGCGTCTATACCGAGCGGTGCCAGGCCTGCGGTGCGTGTATCCTCGGGAGGACCGGGGGCATCTGTCCCATCGCCCGGTGTGCCAAGCGCATACTGAACGGACCCTGCGGGGGGTCCACCAAAGGGAAGTGCGAAATCAGCAAGGATGTGGACTGTGCCTGGCAGCTCATCATAGATCGCCTGAAGCTGCTGGGTCGCATGGCGGACTACGAGGCCCTGGCCCCCATTAAGGACTGGTCCACCGACAGGGCCGGCGGACCCCGAAAACTGGTGAGGGAGGATCTGATCGATGAGTAA
- a CDS encoding FAD-dependent oxidoreductase encodes MNDSRQHIKRGSVLIAGGGIGGMQAALDLADSGFKVHMIQRESSIGGTMAMLDKTFPTGDCSMCMISPKMVEVGRHPNIEIHTLSNVEAVSGLPGDFTVTVREQPRFVIPERCTGCGACEKKCPKLVVNTFEQGLSKRKAIYTILPQAVPHTRVIDKDNCIYLTKGKCRACTKFCETDAINFEDTEKVYDLQVGAIILSPGLDRYDPKVRGELGFGRWPNVVTSIQFERILSASGPFMGEVKRPSDERHPKKVAWIQCVGSRDPRNANPWCSSVCCMYATKQAVIAKEHDGSIQPTIFYMEMRAFGKDFDKYVDRARNQYGVVYRRTMISDIKEEPGTGNLLLRYAAIDGTMVDEMFDMVVLSIGFEPHRDALAFAKTFGIDANVHRFAKTATLAPVETSREGVYVTGTFQGPKDIPETVAQGSAVAGRAMALLGEARGTEIVAPELPPETDITGQEARVGVFVCHCGINIAQTVDVKKVAEEMRGLPEVVYSDDLMYACAPDGQERIKDVIREKKLNRVIVASCTPRTHAPLFQDTIRDAGLNKYLFELADIREQCSWCHMGQKDVATQKASRIVKMNIAKARKLQPVQTESVPVIPGAMVIGGGLAGMTTALALGDQGFDVHVVEKEERLGGLAAGVYRTLDGADVQSFVKARIDQVKAHPRINVHTGAEVDGTGGYIGNFKTTLTNGDVFEHGVIVVATGGVEYTPREYGYGESDRIITQRDLEKRIAQGMDPGDRHFLMIQCVGSREEPHNYCSRICCQDAVKNAIAIKEASPTAQVTILYRDIRTYGLREDYYQRARALGVLFVRFEPDRKPDVTVSGDRLRVTAYDYVLNREVGFSPDWVVLSTGLRPHPLTEKIGRQYKLTVNPDGYFLEAHVKLRPVDFPSEGIYVAGLAHAPKNLDETLSQALAAAGRAGVVLSHDRLSVSGIISKHNRDICMSCLACLRLCPFGSPFIDEDGKISHNEVICTGCGICAGVCPAKAFQVNSFRDDQIIAMIDAATEME; translated from the coding sequence ATGAACGATAGTCGACAACACATCAAACGCGGCTCGGTTCTGATCGCGGGCGGCGGGATCGGCGGCATGCAGGCCGCTCTCGATCTTGCGGACAGCGGGTTTAAGGTCCATATGATTCAGCGGGAATCCTCCATTGGCGGAACAATGGCGATGCTGGACAAGACCTTTCCCACGGGTGACTGCTCCATGTGCATGATTTCGCCCAAGATGGTGGAGGTGGGGCGGCATCCCAACATCGAAATTCACACCCTCTCGAATGTCGAGGCGGTTTCAGGTCTCCCGGGCGACTTCACCGTAACCGTCCGGGAGCAGCCGCGGTTCGTGATCCCGGAGCGCTGTACCGGGTGCGGTGCCTGTGAGAAGAAATGTCCTAAGCTGGTGGTGAATACTTTTGAACAGGGTCTCAGCAAGCGTAAGGCCATCTATACGATCCTGCCCCAGGCGGTCCCCCATACCCGGGTCATCGACAAAGACAACTGCATTTATCTGACCAAGGGGAAGTGCAGGGCCTGTACCAAATTCTGTGAGACGGACGCCATCAACTTCGAGGATACGGAGAAGGTCTACGATCTCCAGGTGGGCGCCATCATCCTGAGTCCGGGGCTGGATCGATACGATCCGAAGGTCCGCGGAGAACTCGGTTTCGGCCGTTGGCCCAATGTGGTGACCTCCATCCAGTTCGAGCGAATTCTCTCCGCCTCCGGCCCCTTCATGGGAGAGGTGAAGCGCCCTTCGGACGAGCGACACCCCAAGAAGGTCGCCTGGATCCAGTGCGTGGGATCCAGAGACCCGCGGAACGCCAATCCCTGGTGTTCTTCGGTTTGCTGCATGTACGCCACCAAGCAGGCGGTCATCGCCAAGGAGCACGACGGCAGCATTCAGCCGACGATCTTCTACATGGAGATGCGTGCTTTCGGCAAGGACTTCGACAAATATGTCGATCGTGCCAGAAACCAATACGGCGTCGTCTACCGGCGAACCATGATTTCCGACATCAAGGAGGAGCCCGGCACCGGGAACCTGCTGCTCCGGTATGCGGCAATCGATGGAACCATGGTGGACGAAATGTTCGATATGGTGGTCCTCTCCATTGGTTTTGAGCCTCACCGTGACGCTCTGGCCTTCGCCAAGACCTTTGGCATCGACGCCAATGTGCATCGATTTGCCAAAACCGCTACCCTGGCACCGGTGGAGACCAGCCGGGAGGGAGTTTACGTCACGGGCACCTTCCAGGGGCCCAAGGATATCCCCGAGACGGTGGCCCAGGGCAGCGCCGTTGCCGGACGGGCCATGGCCCTTCTGGGCGAAGCCCGGGGGACCGAGATCGTGGCTCCTGAACTGCCGCCCGAAACCGACATCACCGGCCAGGAGGCCCGGGTGGGGGTGTTTGTCTGTCACTGCGGCATCAATATCGCCCAGACCGTGGATGTTAAAAAGGTGGCCGAAGAGATGCGGGGGCTGCCGGAGGTCGTCTATTCGGACGATCTCATGTACGCCTGTGCCCCCGACGGTCAGGAGCGGATCAAGGATGTCATCCGGGAAAAGAAGCTCAACCGGGTCATCGTGGCCTCCTGTACGCCCCGGACCCATGCGCCGCTTTTCCAAGACACCATTCGGGATGCCGGACTCAACAAATATCTTTTCGAACTGGCGGACATCCGGGAGCAGTGTTCCTGGTGCCACATGGGCCAGAAGGATGTCGCCACCCAAAAGGCTTCCCGGATTGTCAAAATGAACATTGCCAAAGCCAGGAAGCTCCAACCGGTACAGACGGAGTCGGTGCCGGTGATTCCCGGTGCCATGGTCATCGGCGGCGGCCTGGCCGGCATGACGACGGCGCTGGCCCTGGGAGATCAGGGGTTTGATGTCCATGTCGTTGAAAAAGAGGAGCGTCTGGGCGGTCTGGCCGCAGGCGTTTACCGGACCTTGGACGGCGCCGACGTACAGTCATTCGTGAAGGCTCGGATCGATCAGGTGAAGGCCCACCCCAGAATCAACGTTCACACCGGGGCGGAGGTTGACGGCACCGGCGGGTATATCGGCAATTTCAAGACCACCCTCACCAACGGAGATGTCTTCGAGCATGGCGTTATCGTCGTGGCCACCGGAGGTGTGGAATACACACCCCGGGAATACGGCTACGGAGAGAGTGACAGGATCATCACCCAACGGGATCTGGAGAAGCGGATTGCCCAGGGGATGGATCCGGGAGACCGGCATTTTCTCATGATCCAGTGTGTCGGCTCCCGCGAGGAACCCCACAACTACTGCTCCCGGATCTGTTGCCAGGATGCCGTCAAGAATGCCATCGCCATCAAGGAAGCCTCCCCGACGGCTCAGGTGACAATTCTATACCGGGATATACGGACTTACGGTCTGCGGGAGGATTACTACCAGCGGGCGAGGGCGTTGGGGGTGCTGTTCGTTCGTTTCGAACCGGACCGAAAACCCGACGTAACCGTATCAGGAGACAGGCTGCGGGTCACGGCCTATGATTATGTTCTCAATCGCGAGGTGGGCTTTTCACCGGATTGGGTAGTCCTCTCTACAGGACTGCGGCCCCATCCGCTGACCGAGAAGATCGGCCGCCAGTACAAGCTGACGGTCAATCCGGACGGGTATTTTCTTGAGGCCCACGTAAAACTTCGGCCTGTGGACTTTCCCAGCGAAGGCATTTACGTGGCGGGGCTGGCCCACGCCCCCAAGAACCTGGATGAAACCTTGAGTCAGGCACTGGCTGCCGCCGGCCGGGCGGGCGTGGTGCTTTCCCACGACCGTCTGAGCGTGTCGGGGATTATTTCCAAACACAACCGGGATATTTGCATGTCCTGCCTGGCCTGCCTGCGGCTCTGCCCCTTCGGCTCGCCGTTTATCGATGAGGACGGGAAGATCAGCCACAACGAGGTGATCTGCACCGGGTGCGGCATCTGTGCCGGCGTCTGTCCGGCCAAGGCGTTCCAGGTCAACAGCTTCCGGGACGATCAGATCATCGCCATGATCGACGCGGCCACGGAGATGGAATAG
- a CDS encoding CoB--CoM heterodisulfide reductase iron-sulfur subunit B family protein: MEIAYYPGCSLKQSSALYDIQSRRIFSELGVELKEIEDWNCCGATSAGKVDDFLAVAMPARNIGIAEAAGYREIVIPCSACYSRTLVAQQRLEGDARLKAEINGAFAKKMNGGLKISSILEVLLGRIAAGALEPKLKRKFRRLKPVCYYGCMQTRFPFTVPVPDDVENPQGMETVLGALGVKAIDWSHKTFCCGASAAVNDPETSLNLMGKIMKDALLRGANCFVATCPMCQLNLDAHQDAFCRRSGIEERLPVFFITEVVGAAMGISPEALQVDRHFIDGTTLLKELEGDER; the protein is encoded by the coding sequence ATGGAAATCGCGTATTACCCCGGATGCTCCCTGAAACAGTCGTCCGCGCTGTACGATATCCAGAGCCGCCGGATTTTTTCCGAATTGGGGGTTGAGCTGAAGGAAATCGAGGACTGGAACTGCTGCGGCGCCACATCCGCCGGAAAGGTGGATGATTTTCTGGCCGTGGCCATGCCGGCTCGAAACATCGGCATTGCAGAGGCTGCCGGGTACCGGGAGATCGTAATCCCCTGTTCCGCCTGCTACTCCAGGACTCTCGTGGCACAGCAGCGGCTTGAAGGCGACGCCCGGCTGAAGGCGGAGATCAATGGTGCTTTCGCCAAAAAAATGAACGGCGGCTTGAAGATCTCTTCCATTCTAGAGGTGCTGCTTGGTCGAATCGCGGCGGGCGCCCTCGAGCCCAAGCTCAAGAGAAAGTTCAGACGGCTCAAGCCCGTATGCTACTATGGTTGTATGCAGACCCGTTTTCCCTTCACGGTGCCGGTTCCCGACGATGTGGAAAATCCTCAGGGCATGGAAACGGTGCTGGGCGCACTGGGTGTCAAAGCCATCGACTGGAGTCACAAAACCTTTTGCTGCGGTGCGTCGGCTGCCGTCAACGATCCCGAAACGTCCCTGAATCTGATGGGGAAAATCATGAAAGATGCGCTTCTCAGGGGAGCCAACTGCTTCGTGGCGACCTGTCCCATGTGTCAGTTGAACCTGGACGCCCATCAGGATGCGTTCTGCCGAAGGAGCGGTATCGAAGAGCGACTTCCGGTCTTTTTTATCACAGAGGTTGTCGGCGCGGCGATGGGAATATCCCCGGAGGCGCTTCAGGTGGATCGGCATTTTATAGACGGGACCACACTTTTAAAGGAGCTGGAGGGAGATGAACGATAG
- a CDS encoding 4Fe-4S dicluster domain-containing protein: MTGPLLEFRPEQAKPLLQEVMERSGQMLTACYQCRRCAAGCTVADETGFFTPNILIRTVILGDRETALSNPLVWKCVSCYTCGTRCPNDIQTARITETLKKMAKEAHIAPLQPKVAAFHDSFLESGLRWGRVNEMEFMGVYEMKNIIREARARNYEAIVDELKTQAKLGMAMFRLKRMHAGFMTTKGRKEIKALYRKTRKKPGVSPRVNP; this comes from the coding sequence ATGACGGGACCATTACTCGAATTCAGGCCCGAGCAGGCAAAACCCCTGCTCCAGGAGGTCATGGAACGCTCGGGGCAGATGCTGACCGCCTGCTACCAGTGCCGCCGATGTGCGGCCGGATGTACGGTGGCCGACGAAACCGGTTTTTTCACCCCCAACATCTTGATTCGCACCGTTATTCTGGGCGATCGGGAAACGGCCCTCTCCAACCCTCTGGTCTGGAAATGCGTCTCCTGCTACACATGCGGTACGCGCTGCCCCAACGACATTCAGACCGCCAGAATCACCGAGACTCTCAAAAAGATGGCCAAGGAGGCACACATCGCACCGCTTCAGCCAAAGGTGGCAGCGTTCCATGACAGCTTTTTGGAATCGGGTTTGCGGTGGGGCCGGGTCAACGAGATGGAATTCATGGGTGTCTACGAAATGAAAAACATCATAAGAGAGGCGCGTGCCAGGAATTACGAGGCCATCGTCGACGAGTTGAAGACGCAGGCGAAGCTGGGTATGGCCATGTTCAGGCTGAAGCGCATGCATGCCGGTTTCATGACGACAAAAGGACGAAAGGAAATCAAGGCGCTATATCGCAAGACCCGCAAAAAACCGGGGGTCTCACCCCGCGTGAACCCTTAG
- a CDS encoding ACT domain-containing protein: MVRTEISLFLKNVPGELGRLSTLFADAGINIDAITIQDASAYVQALFQARGKSLKRIASSASYNSMRKDSSEFALIRLLTDKTEEAVQLLEKHDYLFDTVEVIAVKLENRPGELARITNRFGEAGININYVYGSVSSPEEKCLFVFCPEDIQLASRIFAE; encoded by the coding sequence ATGGTTCGAACGGAAATATCGCTGTTTCTCAAAAATGTTCCCGGAGAGTTGGGGCGGCTGTCGACCCTCTTCGCCGACGCAGGCATCAACATCGATGCCATCACCATCCAGGATGCCTCGGCCTATGTACAGGCCCTGTTTCAGGCCCGTGGGAAATCCCTGAAGCGGATCGCCTCGAGCGCCAGCTACAACTCCATGCGAAAGGATTCCTCCGAATTCGCCCTGATCCGACTCCTGACGGATAAAACCGAGGAAGCGGTTCAACTTTTGGAAAAGCACGATTATCTCTTCGACACAGTTGAGGTTATCGCCGTCAAGCTCGAAAACCGACCCGGCGAACTGGCAAGGATCACCAACCGATTCGGCGAGGCAGGCATCAACATCAACTACGTCTACGGGTCCGTTTCCTCTCCCGAGGAAAAATGCCTTTTTGTGTTCTGCCCCGAGGATATCCAACTGGCTTCCAGGATTTTCGCCGAGTAA